One Natator depressus isolate rNatDep1 chromosome 13, rNatDep2.hap1, whole genome shotgun sequence genomic region harbors:
- the LOC141997451 gene encoding olfactory receptor 11A1-like, whose product MASAVWSNKTATEFILLGFGDLPELQILLFLLFSVIYILSMVGNILIITLIVTDQHLHTPMYFFLGNLSCLETCYTSTILPRLLASLLTGDRTISVQRCLTQYYLFGLFGATECYLLAAMSYDRYLAICKPLYYGARMNGRFCVLLAAGSWINGFLPVTIITSLMSQLPFCGPGKIDHFFCDLTPVIDLSCSDTRLIKLLGVVLSGVCSLPPSLLTVTSYICIITSILRIPSTTGQQKAFSICSSHLIVITTFYGTLIIVYLLPKTKTLQDLNKVFSIFYTILTPLLNPFIYSLRNKEVKKALRKAVSKFTAFTRI is encoded by the coding sequence ATGGCCAGTGCAGTCTGGAGCAATAAAACGGCTACAGAATTCATTCTACTGGGATTTGGGGATCTCCCGGAGCTGCAaattcttctctttcttcttttttcagtGATCTACATTTTGAGCATGGTAGGGAACATCCTCATCATTACACTCATTGTAACTGATCAGCACTTGCACActcccatgtatttcttcctggggaacttgtcctgcttggagacctgctacacctccaccatcctgcccaggctgctggccagtctcctgacGGGGGACAGAACCATTTCTGTGCAGCGCTGCCTCACACAATATTATTTGTTTGGTTTATTTGGAGCCACAGAATGTTATCTCTTAGCTGCAATGTCTTATGATCGGTATTTAGCAATATGCAAACCACTGTACTATGGAGCCCGTATGAATGGCAGATTCTGTGTTTTGCTAGCAGCTGGGTCTTGGATAAATGGGTTTTTGCCTGTTACCATAATAACTTCTTTGATGTCACAACTGCCTTTCTGTGGCCCCGGTAAGATTGATCACTTCTTTTGTGACTTAACCCCAGTGATAGATCTCTCCTGCAGCGACACCCGTCTGATAAAACTTTTGGGTGTTGTCCTGTCGGGTGTATGTTCACTGCCCCCATCTCTACTAACTGTAACATCTTACATTTGTATCATCACCTCCATCCTGAGAATCCCTTCCaccactgggcagcaaaaggccttttccatctgctcctctcacctcattGTGATTACAACTTTCTATGGGACCCTGATCATTGTTTATCTCCTCCCCAAAACTAAGACACTACAAGACCTGAACAAAGTGTTCTCCATCTTCTACACCATCCTGACGCCCCTGCTCAATCCattcatctacagcctgaggaacaaggaggtaAAAAAGGCCCTAAGAAAAGCAGTCAGTAAATTTACAGCTTTCACAAGAATTTAG
- the LOC141997623 gene encoding olfactory receptor 11A1-like, whose protein sequence is MAGVERGNQSDVTEFILRGFRILYPFQIGPFVLVLLTYLTTVAGNTLVIFTILVDQGLHTPMYFFLGNLSFLDIWYTSNIVPKMLQGFLAEKGVAISFSSCVMQLYIFGSQAATEILLLTVMAYDRYLAICSPLRYTSLMKTRVCIKLASCSWLGGFLFNPVIMAWIYRLRFCGPNEIDHFFCDFMPLVKLSCSDTHLITLAAFLLSSTATLIPFLLTLTSYSFIITAIVKNPSSTGRQKAFSTCTSHLIVVSTFYGALAMVYMVPTASATINLNKIFSLLYSLVTPLLNPLVYSLRNKDVNDALKTVATRLLDFRRR, encoded by the coding sequence ATGGCAGGTGTTGAGAGGGGAAACCAAAGCGATGTTACAGAATTCATCCTCCGCGGGTTCAGGATCCTCTACCCATTCCAGATTGGTCCCTTTGTGCTGGTTCTGCTCACGTACCTCACCACCGTGGCTGGGAACACCCTGGTCATTTTCACCATTCTGGTTGACCAAggccttcacacccccatgtatttcttcctagGGAACTTGTCCTTCTTGGATATCTGGTACACATCCAACATCGTCCCCAAAATGCTGCAAGGTTTCCTGGCTGAGAAGGGTGTGGCGATCTCCTTCAGCAGCTGTGTCATGCAGCTTTATATCTTTGGCTCCCAGGCAGCCACCGAGATCCTCCTGCTAACGGTGATGGCCTACGATCGCTACTTGGCAATATGCAGCCCGCTACGTTACACATCCCTCATGAAGACAAGGGTGTGCATTAAGCTGGCATCCTGCTCTTGGCTGGGTGGCTTCCTCTTCAACCCAGTGATAATGGCCTGGATTTACAGACTACGTTTCTGTGGCCCTAATGAAATTGACCATTTCTTTTGTGACTTCATGCCCCTGGTCAAGCTGTCGTGCAGTGACACCCACCTGATCACCTTAGCGGCATTCTTGCTGTCCTCTACAGCcaccctgatccccttcctgctAACCCTGACATCCTACTCATTCATCATCACGGCTATAGTAAAAAACCCTTCCAGCACTGGGAGGCAGAAGGCCTTTTCCACCTGCACCTCCCACCTTATCGTGGTCAGCACTTTCTATGGGGCTCTGGCCATGGTCTACATGGTGCCGACGGCAAGCGCAACCATCAACCTAAACAAAATATTCTCCCTTCTCTACAGCCTGGTCACCCCATTGCTCAACCCCCTGGTCTACTCCCTGAGAAACAAGGATGTGAATGACGCTCTGAAGACAGTGGCCACTAGACTGTTGGATTTTCGAAGGAGGTAG